TAAACGGACAAAAAAAGGAACTCGCGGTCGGTGGTCTTTTTTACGCGATCGGACACAAACCGAATACGGACGTCTTTGAAGGGATCTTAGATCTAGACGAAAGCGGTTATATCAAAACGATTCCTGGAACGACCAAAACGAGCATTGAAGGAGTTTTCGCCGCAGGCGACGTTCAAGACAAAGTCTATCGTCAAGCCGTTTCCGCGGCCGGCTCCGGCTGTATGGCCGCGCTCGACGCAGAACGTTGGTTGGAGTCCAGAGAAGAATAATCTTCTCTCTGCAACGTCATCGATAACTCGAAACGGAGTGGATCTTCACATCAGCTCCGTTTTGGTTTCGGGATTCTTTTGTATTCTTGTCCGTTCCGAACCGAAAAGAATTCTATTTTTTGAATATACTTTTTTGTCTGAGAATCGATCGATTCCGATCCAGAAACGATCACCTTAGAAAATCCCTTACAGCGGGAATTTTGATTTGCTCAACCGATGGAGTCCGAAAAAAGAAGAAAGATTGTCTGCTCGAGGAATTTTCGTTTCGAAGCAACCTTTTCTCATTCAAGAAAATCGCTTCCGCTACAATCGATCCGTCTTCAATGAATAACGCGAGAATCCTTCTCGTTCGCGTCAAGGATTCTCCACAAGAATCCCTCTTCCGTTTCGAATATCATAAATATAGAATGTGGTTTCGGGAAGTTTTGAAGCGGGTGCTTTTTTCTTCTTTGTCTCTTCTTTTTCCTCTTCCAAGGCAACGATCATCACAAGCCTTTCCTTGCCCGAAGAAGGAAGAATTTTCTGCAAAGAATATTTTCGAGGAAGAACCCCTACGAGAGTCGCGCCGTTGGGATTGTAGATAAAGACCTGTTTTCGATCCCTTTGATTTAAGAATCCGTCCTTATTCGTGTCTTCCGTCATTCCGATGAGAATCAGATTTTTACCGGTGGAAATTCCGAACGCCATAACGGAATCCAACTCCGATTCTTCCGTCGTTTCTCCCGCTACGAGTTCTTTTTCTTTATCCGTTCCGGTGAAATAATCCCAGATATAGACGTTCCGGTTGAATAACTTTCTCGGTTTCCCGGATTCCAAATCGACGACGGTTAGATTGCGTGCGTGGTTGAGAGTTTTTCTAGGACCCGCGATTGTTTCTCGAGAAAGTTCGAACGGATAAAATAAAAATCGATCCCAGAGAACGACCGAGTGATTGAGGAGATCGGTGCTTCGCTCCGTTGGAGTCAGAGGTTCTTCTTTCGTAGAACCTGGTTCCACCAATTCCACTCCTCGGTCTAAAATAAACCAGCTCTTTGAGAGTGTAAAGACGAGAATCCCGACTACTATGATTCCAAACGCATACACACCCAACCGGATTTTTTCCATGAGTAGAAAAAAGCTCAGGAAAAGACGAGGTCAATGAAAAAAAGAAATCATATCGGAACAATCAAAGATTACGCTCTGCATCTTTGGCGCATTTCGCTCTCTATGGATCGCGAAATAGGTCAAGAAATCATTTTGCTTCGAGGGCGTATGTTCGTTCCGGAACGATTAGATAAGAAGATATTTCTCCCGTGTCCACTCTGAGACGAGTGTTCTGGTTGAACGTATCCAAAATCATCTTTCCGTCCCGAACGAAGTTATAAAGGTAATTTCCGGATTTCATTTTTTTGATGAGCGTAAAAACTCCGTCTCTTTCTTTTTTGAGAATATCCTGTTCCGGATCCCAGTGATTGAAATCTCCTACGAGCGCGATCATCTCCGCCTCGGGTGCGTAGATTCGAAATTCGACGGTTCTGAATTCCAATTCTTCATAAGGAGAATCTTCTAAGATTCGAGTGGTAACGTGTTTATCCGGTCCGGACGGAACTGCGATGAGTCTGGAAACCAAAGAACCGTCTCCGTCTTCCGTCGAATCGGGGTTAGACGGATCATGCGTAAAAAGACCGTCCACTCTGAATTTGTATTCTAAAATTTTGAGTTCTTCTCGAATCGTATCTTTGCTTTCAGGATCGTAGACCGTATAAAAAATTCCGTGATCGTTCTTTTTGAGAGGAAGACATCTCCAAAGAGAAAAATTTCCGCAGACGGAAACATCTTCGTTTTCGATTCCCTCAAAAGTAAAAAGAATTCCTCGATTGAGAAGTCTTCCCGTTTCGAGAGAAAGAGAAGAATCAATATAACGAATGTATCTCGGTGCGACCGGTCTTTTCAGTTTTTCCATCTGCCAGTAATAGTAGATCTTTTCTTTTTCCACGGGTTCGACAAAGTCTTCGTAGTCCTCCGAAGAAAAGGATCCGATCCAATTTCCGGCGTCGTCCGCGCCGATTGCAACGGTGATGGTAAGTAGTAGAGCGAGGAGAAAAATTTTTGTCTTAGGAAACGATTTCATTCTGAATAAAGATTCGATCGGTTTCCCGAAAAGCATAAGGCAAATCCGGAAATTCGCTTCCAAAGAGAAGAATGTCGTGTGAAATCGGACATAAGTCGGAGACGCTACTCTGAAAACCCAATTCCAACGGAAGAATCGGATTTGACCTTGCGTCCACGGGCTTTGCTTCTTTGAGGAGGATCCGATTT
This window of the Leptospira stimsonii genome carries:
- a CDS encoding carbohydrate-binding module 48; the protein is MLFGKPIESLFRMKSFPKTKIFLLALLLTITVAIGADDAGNWIGSFSSEDYEDFVEPVEKEKIYYYWQMEKLKRPVAPRYIRYIDSSLSLETGRLLNRGILFTFEGIENEDVSVCGNFSLWRCLPLKKNDHGIFYTVYDPESKDTIREELKILEYKFRVDGLFTHDPSNPDSTEDGDGSLVSRLIAVPSGPDKHVTTRILEDSPYEELEFRTVEFRIYAPEAEMIALVGDFNHWDPEQDILKKERDGVFTLIKKMKSGNYLYNFVRDGKMILDTFNQNTRLRVDTGEISSYLIVPERTYALEAK